From Cygnus atratus isolate AKBS03 ecotype Queensland, Australia chromosome 1, CAtr_DNAZoo_HiC_assembly, whole genome shotgun sequence, the proteins below share one genomic window:
- the MIX23 gene encoding protein MIX23 isoform X1 gives MAAPSRAASCEDFAEFQVELLRVMRTIDDRIVHELNTTIPTASFVGKIDASQTCKELYQSLMEAHTSRERIIKNCIAQTSSVVKTLREEREKAQDDVALLKQLRKEQTKLKLMQSELNVEEVVNDRSWKVFNERCRIHYKPPKSQ, from the exons ATGGCGGCGCCCAGCAGAGCGGCGAGCTGCGAGGACTTCGCCGAGTTCCAGGTA gAGTTGCTCAGAGTGATGAGGACGATTGATGACAGAATTGTCCACGAGTTAAACACTACAATTCCAACAGCTTCCTTCGTAGGGAAAATTGATGCCAGCCAGACATGTAAAGAGCTCTACCAGTCT CTGATGGAAGCTCACACCAGCAGAGAGAGAATCATCAAAAACTGCATCGCTCAGACTTCCAGTGTAGTGAAAACTCtcagagaagagagggaaaaggcaCAAGATGACGTAGCATTATTAAAGCAACTCAGGAAAGAGCAGACAAAG TTGAAATTGATGCAGTCGGAGCTGAACGTTGAAGAAGTGGTAAACGACAGAAGTTGGAAG GTATTTAATGAACGTTGCCGAATTCATTACAAGCCTCCAAAGAGTCAATGA
- the MIX23 gene encoding protein MIX23 isoform X2, translated as MAAPSRAASCEDFAEFQELLRVMRTIDDRIVHELNTTIPTASFVGKIDASQTCKELYQSLMEAHTSRERIIKNCIAQTSSVVKTLREEREKAQDDVALLKQLRKEQTKLKLMQSELNVEEVVNDRSWKVFNERCRIHYKPPKSQ; from the exons ATGGCGGCGCCCAGCAGAGCGGCGAGCTGCGAGGACTTCGCCGAGTTCCAG gAGTTGCTCAGAGTGATGAGGACGATTGATGACAGAATTGTCCACGAGTTAAACACTACAATTCCAACAGCTTCCTTCGTAGGGAAAATTGATGCCAGCCAGACATGTAAAGAGCTCTACCAGTCT CTGATGGAAGCTCACACCAGCAGAGAGAGAATCATCAAAAACTGCATCGCTCAGACTTCCAGTGTAGTGAAAACTCtcagagaagagagggaaaaggcaCAAGATGACGTAGCATTATTAAAGCAACTCAGGAAAGAGCAGACAAAG TTGAAATTGATGCAGTCGGAGCTGAACGTTGAAGAAGTGGTAAACGACAGAAGTTGGAAG GTATTTAATGAACGTTGCCGAATTCATTACAAGCCTCCAAAGAGTCAATGA
- the FAM162A gene encoding protein FAM162A has translation MWGRADRAVKLLERKIPSILRLTRGVDLNINRRLCSKPLKESPPQPRSRSALRVPGHKPTDWEKKCLLWAGHFKKPEDIPETVSIEAIRAAQTTLRVKVSYVMIALTILGCIAMVIRGKQAIKRHETLTSINLEKKAQWKEEATQSTSAKP, from the exons ATGTGGGGCCGCGCCG acAGGGCTGTTAaactgctggaaagaaaaattcccTCAATTCTGAGGTTGACTAGAGGAGTAGATCTGAATATAAACAGAAGGCTTTGCAGCAAACCCCTCAAGGAAAGTCCACCTCAGCCAAGAA gtcGGTCTGCCTTAAGGGTACCTGGACACAAGCctacagactgggagaaaaaatgtttgttgtgGGCAGGCCATTTCAAAAAACCAGAGGATATACCAGAGACTGTCTC GATTGAAGCAATCAGAGCAGCACAGACCACACTGCGCGTGAAGGTCAGCTATGTAATGATTGCCTTGACTATACTGGGATGCATAGCGATGGTGATTAGAGGGAAGCAG GCCATAAAAAGGCATGAAACGCTTACAAGCATAAACTTGGAGAAGAAAGCTCAATGGAAAGAAGAAGCTACTCAGAGTACATCTGCTAAACCgtag